A section of the Serratia liquefaciens ATCC 27592 genome encodes:
- a CDS encoding SDR family NAD(P)-dependent oxidoreductase, giving the protein MRFDNKVVVITGAGNGMGEAAARRFSAEGATVVLADWAKEAVDKVAASLPKGKALAVHIDVSDHVAVEKMMNEVAEKLGRIDVLLNNAGVHVAGSVLETSVADWRRIAGVDIDGVVFCSKFAMPYLLKTKGCIVNTASVSGLGGDWGAAYYCAAKGAVVNLTRAMALDHGGDGVRVNSVCPSLVKTNMTNGWPQEIRDKFNERIALGRAAEPEEVAAVMAFLASDDASFINGANIPVDGGATASDGQPKIV; this is encoded by the coding sequence ATGCGTTTTGACAATAAAGTGGTAGTGATCACCGGTGCAGGCAATGGGATGGGAGAGGCGGCAGCGCGTCGTTTTTCTGCCGAAGGGGCTACCGTGGTATTGGCTGACTGGGCGAAAGAGGCGGTGGACAAAGTTGCCGCTTCGCTGCCAAAAGGCAAGGCACTGGCGGTACATATTGACGTTTCCGACCACGTTGCGGTTGAAAAAATGATGAATGAGGTGGCCGAAAAATTAGGCCGCATCGACGTGCTGCTCAATAACGCAGGCGTGCACGTGGCCGGCAGCGTATTGGAAACCAGCGTTGCCGACTGGCGACGCATTGCCGGGGTGGATATCGATGGCGTGGTATTCTGTTCCAAATTTGCCATGCCGTATCTGCTGAAAACCAAAGGCTGCATCGTTAACACCGCGTCGGTTTCCGGGCTAGGTGGTGACTGGGGCGCGGCGTACTACTGCGCGGCGAAAGGGGCGGTGGTTAACCTGACGCGTGCCATGGCGCTGGATCATGGCGGTGACGGTGTGCGGGTCAACTCGGTATGTCCGAGCCTGGTGAAAACCAATATGACCAACGGCTGGCCGCAGGAGATCCGCGACAAGTTTAACGAGCGTATTGCGTTAGGCCGAGCGGCGGAGCCGGAAGAGGTGGCGGCAGTAATGGCATTTCTGGCCAGTGACGACGCCAGTTTTATCAATGGTGCCAACATCCCGGTAGACGGCGGGGCGACCGCCTCTGACGGCCAGCCGAAGATTGTTTAA
- a CDS encoding NAD(P)/FAD-dependent oxidoreductase: MTEHVKSYYAASANNHAPYPQLNESIECDVCIVGGGYTGLSSALFLVEAGYNVVVLESARIGFGASGRNGGQLVNSYSRDIDVIEQRYGAESARLLGSMMFEGAEIIRSRIQRYAIECDYRPGGIFAALNNRQYHALIEQKQHWERYGNTQLELLDAERIRQEVDSERYVGALLDHSGGHIHPLNLALGEAEAIRLQGGRIFEQSAVTHIRHGEPAIVSTANGQVTARYVIVAGNAYLGDKLEPRLAKRSMPCGTQVVATEPLAPEVARSLIPQNYCVEDCNYLLDYYRITGDNRLLYGGGVVYGARDPDDIDNLIRPKLLKTFPQLKGVRLDYRWTGNFLLTLSRMPQFGRLENNVYYMQGYSGHGVTCTHLAGKLIAELMRGDAERFDAFAKLPHLPFFGGRNLQIPFTAIGAAYYQLRDRIGV; this comes from the coding sequence ATGACTGAACACGTAAAAAGCTATTATGCGGCTTCGGCCAACAACCACGCGCCCTACCCGCAGCTGAATGAATCCATTGAATGCGACGTCTGTATCGTCGGCGGCGGCTACACCGGTTTGTCATCGGCGCTGTTTCTGGTAGAGGCGGGGTACAACGTGGTGGTGCTGGAGTCTGCCCGCATCGGTTTCGGTGCCAGCGGACGTAACGGCGGGCAATTGGTGAACTCCTACAGCCGCGATATCGACGTCATTGAACAGCGTTATGGCGCCGAAAGCGCCCGCCTGCTCGGCAGCATGATGTTTGAAGGCGCAGAGATCATTCGCAGCCGTATCCAACGGTACGCCATCGAATGTGACTATCGCCCTGGCGGCATCTTCGCCGCGCTGAACAACCGGCAATATCATGCGTTGATCGAACAAAAACAGCACTGGGAGCGCTACGGCAATACCCAGCTTGAATTGCTGGACGCCGAGCGTATCCGCCAGGAGGTCGATAGCGAGCGCTACGTCGGCGCGCTGCTGGATCACAGCGGCGGCCATATTCACCCACTGAATCTGGCGCTCGGTGAAGCCGAAGCCATTCGCCTGCAGGGTGGACGGATCTTCGAACAGTCTGCGGTCACCCACATCCGTCATGGCGAACCGGCAATCGTCAGCACCGCCAACGGCCAGGTGACAGCACGTTATGTGATTGTCGCCGGCAACGCTTATCTGGGCGATAAGCTGGAACCGCGGCTGGCGAAACGTAGCATGCCATGCGGCACCCAGGTGGTGGCTACCGAACCGCTGGCGCCGGAAGTGGCGCGATCGCTGATCCCACAAAATTACTGCGTCGAAGACTGTAACTACCTGCTCGATTATTACCGTATCACCGGCGATAACCGCCTGTTGTACGGCGGCGGCGTAGTGTATGGCGCCCGCGATCCGGACGATATCGACAATCTGATCCGGCCAAAGCTGCTGAAAACTTTCCCGCAGCTCAAAGGCGTGCGTCTCGACTATCGCTGGACCGGTAATTTCCTGCTGACGCTGTCGCGCATGCCGCAGTTTGGTCGGCTGGAAAATAACGTGTATTACATGCAGGGCTACAGCGGCCACGGGGTGACCTGTACTCATTTGGCGGGCAAACTGATTGCCGAGCTGATGCGCGGCGATGCGGAAAGGTTCGATGCGTTTGCCAAGCTGCCGCACCTGCCGTTCTTCGGCGGTCGCAACCTGCAAATTCCTTTCACCGCGATTGGTGCAGCTTACTACCAGCTGCGGGATCGGATTGGGGTGTAA
- the puuC gene encoding aldehyde dehydrogenase PuuC yields the protein MDFHHLQYWQHRAQALNIENRLFINGRYQQAAEGETFAVEDPAGQRELTQVARGSSVDIDLAVSAAREVFERGDWSRAAPSQRKATLLKLATLMEQHHEELALLETLDTGKPIRHSLRDDVPGAIRCLRWYAEAIDKVYGEIAPTGSDALALIEREPIGVVGAIVPWNFPLLLACWKLGPALATGNSVILKPSEKSPLSAIYLGQLAQQAGLPDGVLNIVPGYGHDAGKALALHNDVDALTFTGSTQVAKQLMIYAGQSNMKRVWLEAGGKSANIIFADCPDLDKAAQSAAAGIFYNQGQVCIAGTRLLVEESIQQEFLQALRRHAAAFAPGNPLDPATVMGTLIDQGHCEKVADYIEQGLTQGAALFLDGRDHPQGEHVGYLGPTILTQVDNAMSVARDEIFGPVLAVTSFSGEQQAMQLANDSDYGLGAAIWTRDLSRAHRLARQLKAGTVFVNNYNDGDMTVPFGGYKQSGNGRDKSLHALDKFTELKTTWISLE from the coding sequence ATGGACTTCCACCACCTGCAGTATTGGCAACACCGGGCGCAAGCCCTGAATATTGAGAACCGACTGTTTATCAATGGCCGCTATCAGCAGGCGGCCGAAGGCGAAACCTTTGCCGTGGAGGATCCTGCCGGTCAGCGAGAGCTGACTCAGGTGGCCCGAGGAAGCAGCGTAGATATTGACCTGGCGGTCAGCGCCGCCCGCGAGGTGTTTGAGCGTGGCGACTGGTCGCGCGCGGCCCCGTCGCAACGCAAGGCGACGCTGCTCAAGCTGGCGACATTGATGGAACAACACCACGAAGAGCTGGCGCTGCTGGAAACGCTGGACACCGGCAAACCGATTCGTCACAGCCTGCGTGATGATGTGCCCGGTGCTATTCGTTGCCTGCGTTGGTATGCCGAAGCGATCGATAAGGTTTATGGCGAAATCGCCCCTACCGGCAGCGATGCGCTGGCGTTAATCGAACGCGAACCCATTGGCGTGGTCGGCGCCATCGTGCCGTGGAATTTCCCGTTATTGCTCGCCTGCTGGAAGCTCGGTCCGGCGCTGGCCACCGGCAACAGCGTGATCCTCAAACCTTCAGAGAAATCGCCACTGAGCGCGATCTATCTGGGGCAACTGGCGCAGCAGGCCGGGCTGCCGGACGGCGTGCTGAATATCGTTCCCGGTTATGGTCACGATGCCGGTAAAGCGCTGGCGCTGCATAACGACGTCGACGCGCTGACCTTCACCGGTTCAACGCAAGTGGCCAAACAACTGATGATCTATGCCGGCCAATCCAATATGAAACGCGTCTGGCTGGAAGCCGGTGGCAAAAGCGCCAATATCATCTTTGCCGACTGCCCGGATCTGGATAAGGCCGCGCAAAGCGCTGCCGCCGGGATTTTTTATAACCAGGGGCAAGTGTGCATCGCCGGTACTCGGCTGTTGGTGGAAGAGAGCATACAGCAAGAATTTTTACAGGCGTTGCGCCGCCATGCAGCAGCCTTTGCACCAGGCAATCCGCTCGATCCGGCGACGGTGATGGGCACGCTGATTGATCAGGGCCACTGCGAGAAAGTGGCCGACTATATCGAACAGGGTTTGACTCAGGGCGCTGCGCTGTTCCTCGACGGTCGCGATCATCCGCAAGGCGAACACGTCGGTTATCTCGGCCCAACTATTCTCACCCAGGTAGACAACGCCATGAGCGTGGCGCGCGACGAAATCTTCGGCCCGGTATTGGCGGTCACTTCGTTTAGCGGCGAGCAGCAGGCCATGCAGTTGGCTAACGACAGCGACTACGGCCTGGGGGCTGCAATCTGGACCCGCGACCTGTCCCGTGCCCATCGTTTGGCGCGTCAGCTAAAAGCCGGCACGGTGTTCGTCAATAACTACAACGACGGGGACATGACCGTTCCTTTCGGTGGTTACAAACAAAGCGGTAACGGCCGCGACAAGTCACTGCACGCACTGGACAAATTCACCGAGCTGAAAACCACCTGGATTTCATTGGAATAA
- the puuR gene encoding HTH-type transcriptional regulator PuuR, whose translation MSDVSLAPGKRLSQIRQQLGLSQRRAAELSGLTHSAISTIEQDKVSPAISTLQKLLTVYGLSLSAFFAEPEKPAEPRIVIDYQDLIEIGSQGVSMKLIHNGDPNRTLAMMIETYEPGTTTGERIKHQGEEIGTLLEGEVVLQVNGQAYPLLAGQSYAINTGIPHSFSNTSARICRIISAHTPTTF comes from the coding sequence ATGAGCGATGTCAGCTTGGCACCGGGCAAACGTCTGTCGCAAATCCGCCAGCAATTGGGATTATCGCAGCGCCGCGCGGCCGAACTGTCTGGGTTAACTCACAGCGCCATCAGCACCATCGAACAGGACAAGGTCAGTCCGGCCATCAGCACCTTACAAAAGCTGCTGACGGTGTACGGGCTGTCCCTGTCGGCATTTTTCGCCGAACCGGAGAAGCCGGCCGAGCCACGGATTGTTATCGACTACCAGGATCTGATCGAGATTGGCAGCCAGGGGGTTTCTATGAAACTGATCCACAACGGCGATCCTAATCGCACCCTGGCGATGATGATCGAAACCTATGAGCCGGGTACCACCACCGGTGAACGCATCAAGCATCAGGGGGAAGAGATCGGCACCCTGCTGGAAGGCGAAGTCGTACTGCAGGTCAACGGGCAGGCTTATCCCCTGCTGGCCGGCCAGAGCTACGCCATCAACACCGGCATTCCCCACAGTTTCAGCAACACGTCGGCGCGGATTTGCCGGATTATCAGCGCCCATACGCCGACGACATTCTGA
- the puuD gene encoding gamma-glutamyl-gamma-aminobutyrate hydrolase codes for MGNIFNRPVVGVVMCRYRLNGHLTQTLQEKYLNAVIAAGGLPIALPHALAEPKLLEELLPQLDGILLPGSPSNVQPHLYGENGDEPDADPGRDELSLALIRHSLDRRIPLFAICRGMQEMVVATQGTLHRRLYELPELLEHREDHDLPLEQQYAPAHEVIVQEGGLLSQLIPDCNRFWVNSLHGQGAKTLGSSVRIEAHAADGLVEAISLRDQPFALGVQWHPEWNSEEYALSRLLFEGFISACRNYQKEKRP; via the coding sequence ATGGGCAATATATTTAACAGACCAGTGGTCGGCGTAGTGATGTGCAGGTATAGGTTAAACGGGCACCTCACTCAGACCTTGCAAGAAAAGTACCTAAATGCCGTTATCGCTGCGGGCGGGTTGCCGATAGCCCTGCCACACGCGCTGGCAGAACCGAAACTGCTCGAAGAGTTACTGCCACAACTCGATGGCATTCTGTTGCCAGGCAGCCCCAGTAATGTGCAGCCGCACCTTTATGGTGAAAACGGCGATGAGCCTGACGCCGACCCCGGGCGAGACGAATTGAGCCTGGCGCTGATCCGCCACTCGCTCGACAGGCGCATTCCCCTTTTCGCCATTTGCCGTGGCATGCAGGAAATGGTGGTCGCCACCCAGGGTACCCTGCACCGCCGGCTGTATGAACTGCCCGAACTGCTGGAACACCGTGAAGATCACGACCTGCCGCTCGAACAGCAATATGCCCCTGCCCACGAAGTCATCGTTCAGGAAGGGGGCTTACTCTCGCAACTGATACCGGATTGCAACAGATTCTGGGTGAACTCACTGCATGGCCAGGGCGCGAAGACGCTGGGATCCAGCGTACGTATCGAAGCTCACGCCGCCGACGGGTTGGTAGAAGCCATCAGCCTGCGCGATCAGCCCTTTGCGCTGGGCGTGCAATGGCACCCGGAATGGAACAGCGAGGAATATGCCCTGTCACGCCTGCTGTTTGAAGGTTTCATTAGCGCCTGCCGGAACTATCAAAAGGAAAAACGCCCATGA